From Verrucomicrobiia bacterium, a single genomic window includes:
- a CDS encoding aminotransferase class III-fold pyridoxal phosphate-dependent enzyme, which translates to MPLAALLARENLNVAADRALGHYTHEKSPIAAAAALATIEFIESENLLTHVCALSKFALRHLRAMQRRQPLIGEVRGLGLILGVELVKDRATMERATDAADLVLYEALSHGLDFKVSMGNILLLMPALTITKEEMKRALVILEEAINTVSRLKR; encoded by the coding sequence ATGCCCTTGGCTGCTTTACTGGCCCGGGAGAATCTGAATGTGGCCGCCGACCGGGCGCTGGGACATTATACCCATGAGAAAAGCCCCATAGCCGCTGCTGCCGCTCTCGCCACGATTGAGTTCATCGAGTCTGAGAATCTCCTGACGCACGTTTGCGCGCTCTCGAAATTCGCGCTCCGTCACCTCCGCGCCATGCAACGGCGCCAGCCCCTTATCGGCGAGGTGCGCGGATTGGGTTTAATCCTGGGGGTCGAACTGGTTAAGGACCGTGCCACGATGGAGCGCGCGACCGATGCTGCCGATCTGGTATTGTATGAAGCCTTGAGCCACGGCCTGGATTTCAAAGTGTCTATGGGAAACATCCTTTTGCTCATGCCTGCATTGACCATCACGAAAGAAGAAATGAAACGCGCTCTCGTCATTCTCGAAGAAGCCATCAACACCGTCTCACGGTTGAAACGATGA